One Microcoleus sp. bin38.metabat.b11b12b14.051 DNA segment encodes these proteins:
- a CDS encoding DUF5906 domain-containing protein → MYTPSYPSNSNLVTVSKENPCPHCGKPDWCYFIGELSVCNRENPPAEGWVATKKTNSEGRLYYAPIQERKEVRAAQTRSERNGDKHISNRPPAKKAVGKPQSAKVPVPTGLTLIELPTCQSGPEPHKPQYIPKGVPAEAQQITYVYSDSQSVLRFEWLDPDSPKGRDKTCRQTHIDVHGKQIWTKGDLPWPAYRIDEVVEILKNVPNGEPVAVLMVEGEPNVEVARSYGIAALTLQGSNWNDAEITRALEALRATEKNVTLVKLRDNDATGIKKGAQVQSICDRLQFPCIVIDSVAIYPDIPDKGDIREILENMEIEEFIRRLEAEIHNAAMEEIQENPLLSRPHTCEDVVYLSFASSIGDYIPDTAPVSEENYILKAESALYSDGHWVSIAGQIYRFTGTYYELQSEATEKRRISGWLKTYSEKGKGGVYRRNRASSSSVNEVYNWMVLELAVDIDVVNPPGLNCSNGVVRINSDGSHTFTPHSSEQIYTYVGGKYDPDIDVTDCDRLLECLEPQQREIFLRTIAAALCLPLARLKMSRVKGLLCHGDGSNGKDTLRTALVAVLGRGVTGKSLKDFQVYDTGRKFPLAGLENSLCNWSSENAEAVKLDKLQSLKQFITGDELTIEHKGRGEYPYKPEAIFLANCNVLPSISSDAEAIRSRYCILSFKKTYVVGASIGKGELEADPRFKEDPNFVVEQIAPALLNEMLKRIPLLLTQGINYGSSDAALREAQEKSQHLWQFVRDMGYEAGQGERVYAKDLWEELREWYQEAGILEIEYDLKGKEKLVWNELPGRDNPVKAINQLYARLCEIFPKLAKHRHTEAVSDGREMGNAYYLGIRRQNVKTSGKPSAESAEACSTVVTSAEHPQKITFSADVSADASADASAPTILTERATADSADENSLFLEFCNSFSKLTLSQKQKLTELLTGVPCSDPLKAFKVGDKVTNADNWHGRIVEIHTSISCKVDWQEREGMKGGRVISMLFCNLRKI, encoded by the coding sequence ATGTATACACCATCATACCCTTCAAACTCTAATCTTGTCACCGTTTCCAAAGAAAATCCTTGCCCGCACTGTGGCAAGCCCGACTGGTGCTACTTCATTGGTGAACTGTCAGTCTGCAACCGTGAGAATCCCCCGGCAGAGGGCTGGGTAGCTACCAAGAAGACGAACAGCGAGGGCCGGCTTTATTACGCACCGATTCAAGAGCGCAAGGAAGTCCGTGCGGCGCAAACTCGTTCAGAACGCAATGGCGACAAACACATCAGCAACCGCCCGCCCGCCAAAAAAGCAGTTGGGAAACCACAGTCAGCAAAAGTTCCAGTGCCGACTGGACTAACACTTATTGAACTGCCCACTTGTCAATCCGGCCCCGAACCTCATAAACCTCAATACATCCCGAAGGGCGTACCCGCAGAAGCCCAACAAATCACCTACGTCTACAGCGATTCACAGTCCGTCTTGCGCTTTGAATGGCTAGATCCAGACAGTCCAAAGGGACGCGACAAGACCTGTCGCCAAACTCACATTGACGTACACGGTAAGCAGATATGGACTAAGGGTGACTTGCCGTGGCCCGCATACCGCATTGACGAAGTAGTTGAGATTTTGAAGAACGTACCAAACGGTGAACCTGTTGCAGTTCTGATGGTTGAGGGTGAGCCAAACGTAGAAGTCGCAAGGTCTTACGGTATCGCAGCCCTAACGCTGCAAGGGTCTAACTGGAATGATGCCGAAATAACCAGGGCCCTTGAAGCACTGCGAGCAACTGAGAAAAATGTCACGCTCGTGAAACTACGCGACAACGATGCCACGGGAATCAAGAAAGGCGCTCAGGTTCAGTCCATTTGTGACCGCCTTCAATTTCCTTGCATAGTCATTGACTCGGTTGCCATCTATCCAGATATCCCCGACAAAGGTGATATCCGAGAGATTTTGGAAAACATGGAAATTGAAGAGTTTATTCGCCGATTAGAAGCGGAAATTCACAACGCTGCAATGGAAGAAATACAAGAAAATCCTTTACTCTCACGCCCGCATACGTGTGAAGATGTAGTATATCTGTCGTTTGCTAGTAGTATCGGCGACTACATTCCAGACACAGCACCAGTTTCAGAAGAAAATTACATTCTAAAAGCTGAATCTGCACTGTACTCTGACGGTCATTGGGTGTCGATTGCAGGTCAAATCTACCGATTTACTGGCACTTATTATGAGTTGCAGTCGGAAGCTACAGAGAAACGTCGTATCTCTGGCTGGTTAAAAACCTACTCAGAGAAGGGTAAGGGAGGCGTGTACCGTCGCAACCGAGCTAGCTCAAGCAGTGTAAATGAGGTCTATAACTGGATGGTCTTAGAGCTGGCTGTAGACATTGATGTTGTGAACCCGCCGGGATTGAACTGTTCTAACGGGGTGGTGAGAATCAACTCTGACGGTTCTCATACCTTTACCCCGCACAGTTCAGAGCAGATTTACACCTATGTCGGCGGTAAGTATGACCCTGACATTGATGTCACAGATTGCGATCGCCTTTTAGAGTGTCTTGAGCCACAGCAGCGAGAGATTTTTCTCAGGACAATTGCTGCTGCACTGTGTCTGCCTCTGGCTCGCTTGAAGATGTCGCGGGTCAAAGGGCTGCTTTGTCACGGCGATGGTAGCAACGGTAAAGATACTTTGCGGACGGCGTTAGTAGCGGTGTTGGGACGCGGTGTTACGGGGAAAAGTTTAAAGGACTTTCAGGTTTATGACACTGGCCGCAAGTTTCCCCTAGCTGGTCTTGAGAATTCTTTGTGCAACTGGTCTAGCGAGAATGCTGAGGCGGTGAAACTGGACAAGCTGCAAAGTCTCAAGCAGTTCATCACCGGGGATGAGTTGACTATTGAGCACAAGGGACGTGGTGAGTATCCATACAAGCCAGAGGCCATATTTCTTGCTAACTGCAATGTTCTGCCATCTATCAGCAGTGATGCTGAGGCTATCCGCAGTCGCTACTGCATTCTGAGTTTTAAGAAAACTTACGTGGTCGGCGCTTCTATCGGCAAGGGTGAGTTAGAAGCTGATCCACGATTCAAGGAAGACCCCAACTTTGTGGTGGAACAGATTGCACCGGCGCTGTTGAACGAGATGCTGAAACGGATACCGTTGCTGCTGACTCAAGGGATTAATTACGGTTCCAGTGACGCGGCTCTACGGGAAGCTCAGGAAAAGTCTCAGCACCTTTGGCAGTTTGTCAGGGATATGGGGTATGAAGCCGGTCAAGGTGAGCGGGTTTACGCCAAGGATTTATGGGAAGAATTACGCGAGTGGTATCAGGAGGCCGGCATTCTTGAAATTGAGTATGACCTCAAAGGTAAGGAAAAACTGGTTTGGAATGAGTTGCCGGGGCGCGACAATCCTGTAAAAGCTATCAACCAGTTGTACGCTCGATTGTGTGAGATTTTTCCTAAATTGGCAAAACATCGGCATACTGAAGCGGTTTCAGATGGGCGAGAGATGGGTAATGCCTATTATTTGGGTATCCGCAGGCAAAACGTGAAAACAAGTGGAAAACCATCCGCAGAGTCCGCAGAAGCTTGTTCTACCGTCGTAACGTCCGCAGAACATCCGCAGAAAATAACTTTTTCTGCGGATGTCTCTGCGGATGCCTCTGCGGATGCCTCTGCGCCAACAATCCTTACAGAGAGAGCAACTGCGGACTCTGCGGATGAAAACTCACTCTTTTTGGAATTTTGCAATTCCTTCTCAAAACTCACTCTGTCTCAGAAGCAAAAACTGACAGAATTACTCACGGGCGTCCCTTGTTCCGATCCGCTCAAAGCATTCAAAGTCGGAGACAAGGTGACTAACGCCGACAACTGGCACGGCCGCATTGTCGAGATTCATACAAGCATCAGTTGCAAGGTTGACTGGCAAGAACGCGAGGGCATGAAGGGCGGGCGGGTAATTTCGATGTTGTTCTGCAACTTGCGGAAAATTTAG
- a CDS encoding flagellar alpha dynein: protein MKAANKQLAEWDKELNQLHERNGDLVLKVQMLEQELKEARRDREENKNSAPTVAEFPEAADLLNQLKARRKKSGASLTDMQTVLDILSHSEE from the coding sequence TTGAAAGCGGCCAACAAGCAACTCGCAGAATGGGACAAGGAACTGAATCAGTTACACGAGCGCAACGGCGACTTGGTTCTAAAGGTTCAGATGCTGGAGCAAGAACTCAAGGAAGCACGGCGCGATCGGGAAGAAAATAAAAACTCAGCTCCGACCGTTGCAGAATTTCCAGAGGCCGCCGATTTGCTTAACCAGTTGAAGGCCAGACGTAAAAAGTCTGGGGCTAGTTTGACCGATATGCAAACAGTGTTGGACATACTCAGCCACTCAGAAGAGTAG
- a CDS encoding Npun_F0813 family protein, translating into MFILKRQDVEITNFQHPKRDQQIPILNYQGQTFRLISAFNGKQAEDARALWRDLTDNRGKACVLLEEPDRYSVWGKVRLDQLAGEEPAGTESAKAPLFAQGCLLLLQAVYFDVEDLLGARQAASFQKDIAKVFQQGKFPQADSPDAIKNWLTVSPLQNHKVPPWQEQHLKTLLQELYRLGKSYFGDTGFAEGVSDVLQDMPAPDRTQFLDWLKQSALNKLWIAA; encoded by the coding sequence ATGTTTATTCTGAAACGGCAGGATGTTGAAATAACCAATTTTCAACACCCAAAACGGGACCAACAAATTCCCATTCTCAATTATCAGGGGCAGACTTTTCGCCTGATCAGCGCTTTCAACGGCAAGCAAGCAGAAGACGCCAGAGCCTTGTGGCGGGATTTAACCGACAACCGAGGCAAAGCCTGTGTTCTGCTAGAAGAGCCCGATAGATACAGCGTCTGGGGAAAAGTTCGTTTGGATCAGCTTGCAGGTGAAGAACCAGCAGGTACAGAATCGGCGAAAGCACCACTGTTCGCACAGGGTTGTCTGCTGCTCCTCCAAGCTGTTTACTTCGATGTAGAAGACCTCTTAGGCGCAAGGCAAGCGGCATCGTTTCAGAAAGATATCGCCAAGGTTTTTCAGCAGGGAAAATTCCCCCAGGCCGACTCCCCGGATGCGATCAAAAATTGGCTGACGGTTAGTCCCTTGCAAAATCATAAGGTGCCGCCTTGGCAAGAGCAGCATCTCAAGACCTTATTGCAAGAACTCTACCGTTTGGGCAAATCATATTTTGGCGATACGGGCTTCGCTGAGGGAGTGAGTGATGTGCTGCAAGATATGCCAGCACCGGATCGCACTCAGTTTCTAGATTGGCTGAAACAATCAGCCCTCAACAAATTGTGGATAGCAGCATAG
- a CDS encoding LapA family protein: MKTIPLLAISFLVAILASAIGIISVQNAAPVALNFIFFKSIQLPVGLVLAMSISAGLIVAALLQPLWNLSDSQANRGQFQANPEESDTAEY; the protein is encoded by the coding sequence ATGAAAACAATTCCTCTGCTCGCCATTAGTTTTTTAGTCGCAATTTTAGCCAGCGCGATCGGCATAATCTCAGTGCAGAACGCCGCCCCAGTAGCCTTAAACTTTATCTTTTTTAAATCCATACAATTGCCCGTAGGATTAGTATTGGCGATGAGCATTAGTGCGGGACTGATCGTCGCGGCGCTGCTGCAACCGCTGTGGAACCTTTCAGATTCCCAAGCGAACCGTGGCCAATTTCAGGCAAATCCCGAAGAGTCAGACACCGCAGAATATTAA